A region of the Pseudovibrio brasiliensis genome:
CTCAGATTTTGCCCCGCTTGCCTGCTCAACATAGATGTGCCGGCATCCCGCTTGTTTAAGCGCATCAATCTGCATGTCCGGGCTCTGATCGCTGGTAGATACCCTTGCATAGCCAAACTTCACCGGATTGTGTTCAGTAAACTCATTCATGATCGATATATTGAACTTTGATTATGCGAACGTCTTTTATGAACTAAAAGGGCTATATAAACTGCTTGGCTTACATTCTATGCGGCCAGTTCAAATAAATCACCGTTTTTGTGAACTATCGGGAATACAACGATGGCGTCAATCAACCGTACTGCCTATCCGGTTTATCAAGAAAAGATGGGTGATGAAGATTTACGCGATCTATCCCAGCTCAGTACCGACGATCAGGAGTTCTTAGACTGCTCAGCAAGCGATGACAGGCAAAAGCTGGCGCTTGCAATGTTCCTTAAAGCTTTTGACTATCTGGGATACTTCCCACCCCTTGAGAGCATTCCTTCTATTAAAAGACTTCACCTTATTGAGCAGCTCTTCGGTCAAGCACCTGGGAAACACCTTGATAGCACGATGCCTGCCACATCACTCCATCGCTGCAAGGAAAAGGTGCGTCACCATCGCGCCGTCCAGCAATTTGCACCAGCTAGAGCTTTTGTCGAAGATCTCACCCGCACTGCTGCCCACACAATGAGTGACCCAGCTGATCTGATCAACGTGGCCATTGAAGGCTTACGACGGGAGAACATTGAGCTTCCAGCGTTCAGCACTCTTGATCGGCTCACCAATCACATACGCCAACAGGTACATCTGGAGCTATTTGCTCAGATCACCCAAGACTTGAGCGTCGAACAGGTCGATAATCTGAATGACCTGCTGGTTGTTCCGATTGATGAGCACTTCACACCATTCAACAAGTTAAAGAAAAATCCAGGTATGCCTACGCTCAAGAATGTGCGTCTTTGGGCAGAGCACTTAAGTTATATCACGTCGATCCTGAACCCGGCCCCGTTTCTTCAGGGTGTCTCGCATACAAAAGTTAGGCAGTTTGCTGCTGAGGTTGAAGCACTAGAGGTGCAAGACCTGCTGGATATCAAGTTGCCGAACAAGCGGCCAGCTATGTTGTTGTGCTTTCTGCACCATGTGCAAACTCGTGTACGTGATGAGTTGGTGGAGATGTTTCTGCGGCGGGTTAGGCGCACGGTAAATGCAGCAAAAACCCGGTTGAAAGCCCTGCAAGAGGAGCATCGCGCGCTTGAGGAAAATCTGCTGCAGGCATTAGGCCAGATTCTCAACGTTGCCGGAGATGAGAGCATAGCGCCCGTAGCTTTGGGCAACGAAGTCATGGGCATTTTTCAAAATCGAGGCGGGGTTGATCAGCTCAAGCAACAATATGAAGCGACCTCCGCATTTCACCAGAACAACTACCTGCCGCTGTTGTGGGACGTTCACCGCAGGCACCGAGCAATCCTGTTCAACTTACTCGAGCTCTTGGAAATCCGCACGGCTACGCAAGACCGTAGCCGGGTAATGTTCATG
Encoded here:
- a CDS encoding DUF4158 domain-containing protein, with protein sequence MASINRTAYPVYQEKMGDEDLRDLSQLSTDDQEFLDCSASDDRQKLALAMFLKAFDYLGYFPPLESIPSIKRLHLIEQLFGQAPGKHLDSTMPATSLHRCKEKVRHHRAVQQFAPARAFVEDLTRTAAHTMSDPADLINVAIEGLRRENIELPAFSTLDRLTNHIRQQVHLELFAQITQDLSVEQVDNLNDLLVVPIDEHFTPFNKLKKNPGMPTLKNVRLWAEHLSYITSILNPAPFLQGVSHTKVRQFAAEVEALEVQDLLDIKLPNKRPAMLLCFLHHVQTRVRDELVEMFLRRVRRTVNAAKTRLKALQEEHRALEENLLQALGQILNVAGDESIAPVALGNEVMGIFQNRGGVDQLKQQYEATSAFHQNNYLPLLWDVHRRHRAILFNLLELLEIRTATQDRSRVMFMIRVIFSKRALGLL